The segment CAGTAGTATGATCACTTTGAAGAATGCTTACCAGAATGCTTGTCATGCTTACGATAATATTCATTTGAAAACATGGATACACATTCGTTTGACATACACAAAGAACATAAAATAATCTGGATTTTGAAGATTGTTTTGACAGTACTCACCGGTGATTTCAGTAAGCATTATAAACATTTACCTCTCTTCCCATTAAGCATTTCATATACAAATAACATTTCTGCAAatactaaaaaaataaatatcacaataaacTATTTATAAAAATAGAGAAATCAGATTTAGACATCACATTTACATGTACACAGCTCTCATAATTCACCCAGCATGTCCCAAATAAAAAGTTAGACAGTTAAAACAAAGcctaaatattataaatataaaataagaaTGTAGTGCTTATATCAATCTATTAAAAAGAAGTAAGTCATCCCAACAGTAGATAGTTTGAGTACCATTTCCCACACCTAGTTATTTAAACACAGTGCTTTCAGCATTCAGATTTTTCAAAATCATATGTCCCACACATGTACTTATGCAGTTTCATAGAAACCAGAGGGCAGATTCCAGTGTTTTACAGTGGAATGTTGAACTGAAGATGGCCCCTGTGCATCCTCTCCCTTTCGGATCGAGGTGAGCCAGTTCAGCCAAGTTGTGCAAACTCCGCGCATGCCAGACCAATGCAGACCAACACCCAGCTCGCTCGGTGACCTCACACCACCCCCGGGTCTCCAGACTTCTCCTTCCGCTGGCGTTTGCAGCAGACCACCGTCACCacgataatgatgatgatgatggcgagGATGGTGAAGATGGCCCCAGCAATCGCGCCGATGCCATACTCTGGGGAAGCAAAGGAGGGGAACTGTTAGCGATCAcacaagcgtgcacacacacacacacacacacactcccatatgAACACCTATAATGTGCTGTCCTTCAGTGACTGTCCATTCTGCAACCTTTGCATTTTCAATAGTCCCACGCCGCTGACATGATTCATGCCTCTCCCTTTGTACCACTCTTTAGTGCTGTTCCAGTAATTACTACTATGAGCCATCAGTACTCTGCTCTGCTTACCGGGTTAAATCATTGCCTATGACTGCAGcataactaaaaaaaaacaaccctcTGCCTCTCACTTCACCTCTAACCCCCACAAGTGCTCTAATACAGGCTGACACTAAAGAGAGCAAATGGCCCCTATTTCCATCCATTAACCGTTGTGACAGTCGTAGGCTGTCATCAAATGGGATCAGATGGGTATCAGAAGATATTAGCGCCTGGTCATTATGTTACGTTTTACCTTCACTGTCTCAAAGTGACTTGCATGCCATTcgttttttttataaacatgttgTTAGAGACACAAACCAGGCAAGCGTCTGGTTAAGGAACAAAGTGTCTCTACAGCTATAAAAGCACTTCAAATGTGACTACAGTAATCAGCTCGGACATTTACAAAGGAAGGGACCCTGCTTGGGACAGAGGCAAGAAAGCCTGTGCAACTGTTCTAAGAGTGTAACTTGGTTCTCTGGTCTTTGGGTTTGCTCTCATGGATCATACCATAGGCTCTTACCATCAAAGATGCCCTTCTTGGTGTTCGGAGTGCACTTAGTGTTGCTGAACTCCCCATTCTTTTTGTCGAAGTCTCGAGACGGGATCACTGCCTGCACCATAAGGCAGTAGCTTTCCCCTTTGTCCACGTTGGTCAGCTCGATGATATTTGTCTTAGAGGTCTGAAGCTTCTGTGGACCAGAACATGCGAGATGTATTAGGTTCTGCATGACAGCAGGTGCAAAGTGCTTTTTGCATCACTTCACATGAAACAATATATAtcttgaaaaaaataatttttgtaattatagtataggcctacatgtaaaaATATATGTGGGATAGTCTTAACCTTAATAATTAACTGCATTAATTAACAATTAATTAACACTATGAAATCTATGCAGGTTAGTTTGGTAGACTTCTCTCTCACCTTCCCTGTGCTCCCCGCCCTCTGGTACGTGACACTATATTCCAGATCATCCCCAAAAATATCCCGAATACTCAGGCGCCGGGTCTGACTGTCAAAGACTGCAGTGAGCGGGTCAATGACATGGATGGTGATCTTTCTGCCGTCCTTGCTCACGGTGAAGTTGAAATCAGGTTTTCCGATGATAGctgagaaagacagagcaaaCTTGAGATTCTCACCCTAACAAAGTGATGGTTCAGTTTGAGAATGTTGTGTGAGTAACACCTGGGGTAGGCTACGTACTGTCTGTGTACGGGCAGAACTTTTTGGATGCCGTATAGGGCAACTCGACTATGTCGGACGTGGCTCCTCGCACTGATTCCGATAGCACGTTAGCTGTGTAGATTTGCTTCAGTTCCTTGAGCTGTTCTGTCAGATCACACTCAGTCTCTGCCGTCTGAATACAGTGAGGGCTTCTGTCTCTGTTCTGGCCAGCACTAATGGGGTGGAGAGAAATGCATTTTCACAGGTAAGCGAGCAGGCCTTTAAATCAAACATGCTACAGCAAGTCATAGCAATACTGTTGGGCAACATGGTAGACACTTAAGAGAGCAAATAATTATGTCAGCTGTGTGTCTGGGGTTTATGTGAGGTTCTGTGTTCCACTTTCTCAAATGAAAGTAATTAGCCTATATTGTGTGACCATTACCTAAGACTGTATCGACTGAAAAACGTAATAGGCAAATAACACAGTGTATCAAAACTACTGTAGTTCCCAGTTAAATGATGTAGGAAGTCACGGCAGTGTGTAGACTACAGAGTAGTAGG is part of the Alosa alosa isolate M-15738 ecotype Scorff River chromosome 16, AALO_Geno_1.1, whole genome shotgun sequence genome and harbors:
- the f3a gene encoding coagulation factor IIIa, which produces MYPRRMGLLLVICFLKLLILNTVTGSYPRATNVSWSSINFKTLLSWSPKPDGYSYTVEFFAAGQNRDRSPHCIQTAETECDLTEQLKELKQIYTANVLSESVRGATSDIVELPYTASKKFCPYTDTIIGKPDFNFTVSKDGRKITIHVIDPLTAVFDSQTRRLSIRDIFGDDLEYSVTYQRAGSTGKKLQTSKTNIIELTNVDKGESYCLMVQAVIPSRDFDKKNGEFSNTKCTPNTKKGIFDEYGIGAIAGAIFTILAIIIIIIVVTVVCCKRQRKEKSGDPGVV